Within Anolis sagrei isolate rAnoSag1 chromosome X, rAnoSag1.mat, whole genome shotgun sequence, the genomic segment ttggaaatgcttgaacagaagctctctgaagctttaggtgctcttactgcctattacagggggaaatggctgattcctaatccatctaaaacacagacatgtgcttttcaccttaagaacagacaagcatcttgaattCTGAGGatgatctgggaaggaatcccactggagcattgcagcacaccaaaatacctgggagttaccccgGATCGTTTcccgacctacaagaagcactgcttaaatATGAGGGTTAGATGCCTCCATCTtcataattcctcaacagatggcagtactggtatgtggcaggtcctggcttgttcagtagactctcctccacagttccattttggcgggaagccttagcattgaacgtttgtgttgttaaagtgcaaagtatggaaccctgcacagatgattggtcaatgcaacttaagcaacgtgcagtcattgaattcttgacagcagaagatgtcaccccaaaggagattcatcagagaatgcaagctgttcatggtgattgtgttgatgtgagtactgtgtgtcattgggcgagtaagtttaaagatgttgagaggaacatctgacttgcgtgacaaagagctggacgtcctgtgacagcaaccaccgagtttcccaagcaaaaggttgacagattgattcaggacgattcactcagagagaaatttcaagcataatcgacatttcacaagaatgtgtgggtcacattattgctttgcttggctatcggaagatctgtgcacgatgggtacccaggatgacagaactgtgagacactggttccgaaaacagagtgtcgacttcttctgtgatggcttcagaaaacttgttcatcgttggcagaaatgtatccaattgtttggtgattatgtggaaactgaatagtgggagttaaagagcacattctaaggattatttctgtgtttattaaaatattctcatccaaacccaagtaacgaaggtgaaggtattacttttcattcaaccctcgtaccaagcaaaaagtgggtgctaaaaattATATATGAAAGCTGACAGGCAAAACCTGGCGATCACAACCagacagtgaagatatctgcccttgcactttgctactctgctgctgaatatgcctaCCCACTGTGGAATACCTCTCCGGGTATtccagggatgtgttattgccccaactttattctccatctccattgctatgatacttcaccttgttgatgggaagcttcccaccggagtggaaatcatctatcggacagatggcaagctgtttaacctcagcagactgaaagccaaaaccgaggttacaacaacatctgttatagaactccagtatgctgatgacaatgttgtctctgcgcattcagaagaagatctaaaagccactctaaacaccttcgcagaagaatacacgaagcttggcctgtcactgaacatcgagaaaaccaaagtgctgttccagcagacaccagccatcccctccccaaagccagagatacagcttaatggtgtaacattagaaaatgttgaccatttccgctaccttggcagccacctctccaccaaagtcaacatcgacaccaaaatacaacaccgcctgagctctgcgagtgcagcattttcccgaatgaagcagagagtgtttgaggaccaggacatccgtagggataccaaggtgcttgtctataaagctattgtcctcccaaccctgctctatgcctgcgaaacatggactgtctacagacgtgacatgcaactcctggaacgattccatcagcgctgcctccggaaaatcctgaaaatctcctgggaaaacaagcggacaaacgtcagtgtgctggaagaagcaaagaccaccagcattgaagtgatggtcctctgccatcaactccgctgggccggccacgttgtccggatgcctgaccaccgtctcccaaagcagctgctctactctgaacttaagaacggaaaacagaacgttggtggacaggaaaagagatttaaagatggcctcaaagccaaccttaaaaactctggcatagacactgagaactgggaagccctggcccttgaccgctccagctggaggtcagctgtgaccagcagtgctacagaattcgaggaggcacgagtggagggcgaaagagagaaacatgccaggaggaaggcgcgtcaagccaaccgcgACCGggacgccttccacctggaaaccaatgcagagggagggagcgagggagggaggggtcttCTTCCACCAGGGAAGCACCCGCCAAGACCTCTACTGGGCAACAACCCcctcccttcacacacacacacagacatcatctgggttgtagattttgggctgtatggctgtgttccagaagcattatctcctgatgttctctctttggttccatccttccttgtctctttccttcctcccctccctctttctctttttcgttccctcttcttctttccctctttcacttttttatttccttctctccttccttctctacctttctttctttccttttctcctcccctccttctttcgctctttctctccctccttctctccttccttccttccgtctctacccttctttctttccttctttctttctttccttctttctctccttccctcctttcccccttcttctttccctttctttctctctttctctccctccttctctccttccttccttctctacccttctttctttccttctttctccccttccctccttctttcccttcttctttccgtctttctttctctctttccctccttctctccttccttcattctctacccttctttcttcccttcccttcttctttccctttctttctctccttccttccttctctacccttctttctttccttcccccttctttcttttcctctttccctttttctttctctctttctctcccccttctctccttccttcattctctacccttctttttttccttccctccttctttccctctttatttctctccttccttccttccttctctacccttctttctttccttctttctctccttccctccttctctctttccttccttctttccccctttctgtgtatgcgtTTTGTGTCTGTATacatagatgtgtgtgtttgtgtatatatgtgtgtgtggttttgcgcatgcattgtaatgtatttgggggggggttgctttttaagtctcttccactgtgtttttcagtgtttttatgagtgatggtcactcgttggcctgatagatatacagggttagtcaaaatgcataggccaataagccattcaattgaatggcttattggcctatgcattttgactaaccctgtattttgtccaaatttggtgtcaattcgtccagtggtttttgagttatgttaatcccacaaacgaacatgacatttttatttatatagattttccaaattagaatccggccctccaacagtttgagggactgtgacccggccctctgtttaaaaagtttgaggacccctgctataaataAAAATACCAGGAGACTCTGCGGGGGCGGGGCTTCCTCGCCAGTGACGTCACGTAAGGGGCGGGTCCATCCCAGGACCGGAAGAGAGGAGGCGCCGGAAGTCGTGAGTTTCTGCCCGGTCCCAGCATGGCGGCAGCGTTCAGGAAGGCGGCCAAAGCCGGGCAGCGGGAGCACCGCGAGCGGAGCCAGGTGGGTCCAGGTGGGGGTGCGGGAGGGAAGTTGTGTCGTTGTCGGGGAAGAGGAGGGCTGTTGCAAAAGGGTTCCGTTCCTCGCTTCCGGCGTCTGACGCTGCCCTCATGTTCCCTCACAGCTCTCTTCCCGGAAGCAGCTGGGTCTCCTCGAGAAGAAGAAGGACTACAAGCTCCGTGCAGAGTGAgtccaggccacgccccctccctattggctcCCCAGGAGGCCTctcttgtctctctctctccctcctataGGTGTATCTGTATAGATCTGGCATGTggcctcttctaactctatgattctatgacaggcatgggcaaacttatttATTGTtagaaatcatgctacccctctattctgccttggttagaccacacctggaatattgtgtccagttctgggcaccacaattgaagagagatattgacaagctggaatgtgtccagaggagggcaactaaaatgatcaagggtctggagaacaagccctatgaggagcggcttaaggagctgggcatgtttagcctgaagaagagaaggctgagaggagacatgataaccatgtatacatatgtgagaggaagtcatagggaggagggagcaagcttgttttccgctgccctggagacaaggatgtggaacaatggcttcaagctacaagaaacatctgaacattaggaagaacttcctgactgtgagagctgttcattagtggaactctctgccctggagtgtggtggagtctcctcctttggaagctttgaaacagaggctgggatggccatctgtatttGTAAtcaaaccccaggtttcagcggtgaccaggggagcattcgcacagttaaaactagtgcgccagctgcgcccgtaccttgggaagtctgacttggccacggtagtccatgctctagtcacatcccgcttagactactgcaacgctctctacgtggggttgcctctgaggactgctcggaagcttcaaatggtccaacgatcggcagccaggatgctaacaggagcggcactcagggagcataccactcctctgctgcgccagctccactggctgccaatttgctaccaggcacaattcaaagtgctggctttagcctttaaagccctaaactgttctggcccgacctacctgtctgaacgcatctcctcctatgaaccagttaggacattaagatcgtctggggaggccctgctctcgatcccgccagcttcacaagcatgcctggcggggacgagagacagggccttctcagtggtggcccctcggctgtggaacgcccttcctgcagatattagatcgaccccctccttgctggcattctggaggaatgtaaagacctggctgtttgaacaggcattcgactaagcagtgtgattgattgactgattatcggaacacggaataatggataacgagtttggattttgatttcattgatgagacctgatggatttgttatattgatgtagtgatgtattgatgctgatgtttaatgacttgtgatgctattgcttttaaatgcctaataattttgtattgtgtatacctaaactgttgtaaaccgctctgagtcgcctaaaggctgagaagagcggtatacaaataaagtaaataaataaataaaaaataaataattatcggTTAGTCTGCCCGTTGTATGGTGACCCAAGGAAAAGACACCTGAAACCCTTACTGACACAAGACAAAGGGAACTCTATTGCAGAAACAGTGCAGTTTCTGCTGAGCGACACAAATGACTATGTAACTTACAAAGTTGCCCTTTTTGCTCTTTTtgcaaaaagaataaaaaagacaGTTAGATAAAATTGCTATCAACTGCCAAGGAGACGCTAAGGGTTAACTGGACCCTCTCCCAAAGTGTACTTGAATTATTATTAACCTGCATTGTTTTTGCTGTGGGAGCAGATTATGGTCTCTGATCAGCATCTGTGGTACCTATTACTCCGAGGGTACTATTGTGCGcatgtggtgctttttgtcatggccttgggcccgTACAATGAACTATTTTGATGTTGAtgatatcccatccttctcaacctcacaagggggactcagggcggcttacaactggcagccATTAGATCCCAACAACAAACagtcacaatacaaagcaaattaacatTAAATGGACAatgaattataaatatacattaaaatatcagaactttaaaatattaaaacatagtcaAGCCGTATCTCAAAACCAAGTCAGAGTCAAAAGTTCCAGTCTGAGgtctatctattatttatttccatGAGTCATTGCAGTTACTGTTCAGtcagctgcccaaatgcttggtcccaaagccatgacttgaccttttttctaaaggaaatGAGAGAGGGTGTCGccttgatttcactggggagtgtgttccatagatgggggtcaccaccaagaaggccctgtctctctttgAGTGTGGCAGGAttgagggcagggcctcccctgatgatcgtaAACTCCGAGGTGaatcgtagagggagatacatttggacaaataaactgggccagaactgtatacggctttataggtcatgaccaacactttgaattgtgctcagaaatggaccagcagctggtggggggttgtgtgctccctgtatatctctccagtgagtaatctggatGCTgatcattggactagttggagtttccgaatagtcttcaaaggcaatcccatgtagagtgggttgcagtaatctattcgagatgtaacaagagcatgtggccagatcagacttcccaaggtacagatgCAGCTGGTGCACACGGTACGGGCGCAGatacacagctggcgcacaaggtaCAGATGtggctgagggggggaaaggaaagtgcctgaggctgttaggaattgtgagaattgaagtccaaaacacctggagggtccaagtttgcccaggcctggtatagttatatatgtgtatgcatatgtgtctCTGTAGGTGTCCCATTCACTGAATGCAGGCAGGCTTGAGCCTTTGCTGGGTTATGGCCTGAACCTCCCAGCCCTCTTCGCATGGGGCCTCTGTGGTTGTGCTCAGGCCAGAAGCCAGAATGGCTTTGCCTTTCCTTTCAGGGACTACCACAAAAAGCAGAATGCCCTCCGCGCCCTCCGACGCAAAGCCCAGGAGAGGAACCCAGATGAGTTCTACCACCGGATGACCCGGGTACAGTTGCAGGTGAGAGTGGCCCTAGAACCTGGCCTTCCTTTTGGGGTAGAGGCTCTGTgctgggattgtgtgtgtgtgtgtgtcaggagcgacttaagaaactgcaagtcgcttctggtgtgagagaattggccatctgcaaggatgttgcccaggagatgcctgcatgttttgatgttttaccatccttgtgggatgcttctcccatgtccccacatgggaagctggagctgacagagggagctcatccacgctttctccagattcaaacctctgacctgtcggtcttcagtcctgccagcacaagggcttaacccactgcgccaccatggaGCAGGATGGAGGAGGGGAGAATGAGTGATCCCTTCCAGGACCCGAGGATATTTTCCATCAGGGCTCTCAGCCCTCTTCTTGCCTGGCAGTGGCCCTTCCAGGCTTTCTCTAGAGaagctccctttccttccttccttccctccctgcacTCACTCATTGCCTCCCCTCTGCTGCCAGGATGGCGTCCATCTAGAAAAGCCACAGGAAGAGGAATGCTCCTTGGAGCAGCAGAAACTGATCAAGACCCAGGACCTGAAGTACATCGAAATGAAGCGAGTGGCGGAAGTCAAGGTAGGAAGTCTCCAGAGGGGCAATGGCTGAGTAATGGTTTGTCAGGTCTCCATTCTCTGTGTCCAGAGGAAGCCCCCTCAGCTGGCTGTGCAGGCAGTGTGTCCCCAATTGGCTTCCAGGGAACGGAGAGATGGGGAGGGGAGGCTTCTTTGCTGCTGGATTTTCCCCTGCTGGAGGGGAACACCCATGAGTccccctccgcaaataacctgcttcccctttatctcacctgagtttttttaaatcagtttttaattagttttttcttttaatcattacatgtagcctgcccattgtcactgtgattgtgtttactgtaattttatattcttACGCATTAATATGTTTTACGTAATTACAATGTTGTTTACTGTTTtcgttttcagttttattttgctgtaatttgttatttgggcttggcctcatgtaagccgccctgagtccccattggggagatggtggcggggtataaataaagattattattattattattattattattattattattctaaaagtaaaggtaaaggtttcccctgacattaagtctagtcatgtctaaccCTCTAACTGAGGGtatgtgctcatttccatttctaatctgaagagctggcattgtctgtagacgcctccaaggtcatgtggccagcatgactgcatggagtgccattacctttccaccgaagcagtacctattgatctactcacattttcatgtttttgaactgctagtttggcaggagctggggctaacagtgggagctcaccccactccccagattcaactgccaacctttcagtcagcaagttttgcagtttaaccggctgtgccaccaggggggctgaggtcccttctacactgccctatatcccaggatgtcatcccagattatctgctttgaactggattgtatgagtctacactgacagataatctgggataagcaaataatctgggatcctgGGAATGTAGAAGAGGACTTAGAATGTTGTGCATCCAAAGGTGGGCAACCCACCATTACTCCTCCAGCCCCATTCTCTGCTATTCAAAGGTTCCCAGCAAAGGCTTGGTGCTGAGGGTTTCTTCTTTCAATCTCTCTCTGGTCCTAGAAAATCGAAAGGCTGAAGTCAGAGCTCCACCTGCTGGAGGCGGAAGGAAAGCAGCCCAATAAGCACACCTTCTTCTTCGACACCAAGAGAGAAGGTAAGGCCGTGCACAGGAGGCCCTTTGAGGGAGACCTCTGGAGCTGCTCATTACCTGGGAATGGGGAGGAGGAAAGGGCCCCTCCACCTTGGTCACAGCTGCATATGTCTGGCTGCATTACCTTATTGTGCCTGTTCGTTACActatgtggagcccccggtggtgcagtgggttgacgggactgctgaccaaaaggtttgtagttaaaatccggggagcagggtgagctccagcctgtcagctccagcttctcatgtggggacatgcgataagcctcccacaggatggtaaaacatccgggcgccccctgggcaacatccctgcaattctctcacaccaga encodes:
- the UTP11 gene encoding probable U3 small nucleolar RNA-associated protein 11, giving the protein MAAAFRKAAKAGQREHRERSQLSSRKQLGLLEKKKDYKLRAEDYHKKQNALRALRRKAQERNPDEFYHRMTRVQLQDGVHLEKPQEEECSLEQQKLIKTQDLKYIEMKRVAEVKKIERLKSELHLLEAEGKQPNKHTFFFDTKREVQEFDVAAHLNTPPELLGRVYNRPTLEMLKTEPIRGATLPVQLKKLARQRKSQYNLLKQRIERERKMFVVAQKLQTRKDLLDKTRKVKVKKETVNRPAIYKFNLQRKR